A segment of the Denticeps clupeoides chromosome 2, fDenClu1.1, whole genome shotgun sequence genome:
ctccatccaccaacggcaTGTTCCTCCATGGATTGATAAATTTGGTTTaatcaataatttttgtgtggttttgttgtcagcacattcaactatgtaaagaacaaattatttaataagaatatttcagaTCTAGGAGGTCTTTCTAATGAAAGACCTCAGCAGATGTTCATCAGGAAACTCTTCCATCCTCTACTTATTTCATTGCCGTGTTCCCTCAGGAAGAGgctgctgtctgtggtgctgcttGAAGATGTGAAGATGTTCATGGTTCTATTGGACAGCTGCTGATGTGCCAGAGTCCTCATCTTCTTCTGACAAGTTCACCACGATCCGTTCTGTACAGAATATAAACACACAGTAATTGTTACTACTACTAATATAAATGTGCTGCTGTATAGTAAAGGTCCAGTTAGAACAGATCTGATGTTGGTTTGATGTTTGAATACATGTTAATTCCTGCTGCTAAAGCACCATGACAATGGTGCTTGAATGTCAGATATCTTGTTCCCCAACTGGGAAAGACCCCCAgaactgtttaaaatgagctTTTACAAATGATGAAGAGAAATCTAAGAGGCTTCATGGTTATTTTCACATTACTGCTGTAATGATGCAAGTGTAGGTGTATGTACAATAATAACGGCAAATTCATACCAGATGTTTGCCTGTCCCAGGAGCAGGACACAATTATTCACCACATTGTCgccatttaaaagaaaaaggccaTTTAACAAGTCTCACTTTCAAGTGAACAATTCTTCTTCACCCGGCAAGAATTTAGTGTCTTAATATAAAAACTGACTATTAAACAAGACTATAATTTACTGGAGAAAGAAAGATAAGCTAAATACAGGATCTCAGCCCTAAATGTTAGAGTCTGGTTTATAAAAAGTAGAAAATGTgcacaactctctctctctctctcactcactcacactgtgATGCCCCGGGCCACTGAGCCATCACAGCCGGTGCCAAGAAACCAAATCAAGGatgcaaaatgtataaaacctttttttttaattaacttaaAATGAAAACCAGAAGTTAATGTTGAAAGTCtacacatgaaatacaataaatacaacaCTCACCGTAgtttctccagtttacagtgtggatcctccagtgctgtagacAGAAGTTTCACTCCTGAATCCTTCAGATTATTGTTACTCAGGTCCAGGATtctcagacgtgaggagtttgatctgagagttgaggacagagctgaacagctcacagctgagagggaacagcGCTGCAGCCTGGGAGAGACATGATGATACGTCATAATATGAAGACAGCAGAATAATAAAACATCAGAAGATACAAACctcaaggtggtagtagcctagtggttaacacactcgcgtatgatccagaagaccgaggttcgAATCCAACTTATTACTAttgtgatggggggggggactgtccctaagCCCGACTCgaaatcaatagttacagggacagtacccccctggagcaacttagggtttagtgtcttgctgaTTAGAAGCTGCAACAGAGTCaaactgcagcactgcagacatcaatcatttaattaatttcatataaataaaaataagctcAACAACTAAATGTATTCGGATGTAATTTAAATGTTCAAGCTATAAGACGATAAcacataaaaattaaaattagacGACTTAATTAAGATGGATTATCACTTCGTTCACAGTGGAggttaatttaaataaaaagtcagtATCTATAGTACAAAGTGACTATTATCATTATCTTACTATAGCTTACTATTGTCTTACTTTAACCTTTTCTTCTGCCTTTCTGTCTCTACACTCAGGTAAACACCCTGCCCTTGATGGTCCTCAACACTGATGAGCTCCAGAGCTTTTCTCTGAAGTTCCAACTTGATTTTATCATCTTATGGCTgcaaaaaatattgtattaatgAACTTTTAATGACAACCACCAGTGAATCTTGAAAGTCatgacataaaatataataaataaaacactcaCTGTAGAttttccagtttacagtgtggatcctccagtgctgtagagagaagtttcactcctgaatcctgcagattattgatACTCAGGTCCAGGAAtctcagacgtgaggagtttgatctgagagttgaggacagagctgaacagctcaCATCTGAGAGGAAACAGAACTGAAGCctggaagaaacatgatgatacaTAAGATTATTAGTCattattactctttatttacctgtagataaactcatacaatttacatttatatttatgctcATTTATGCTTATACTGTTATTTGGAAGTTGTTTTTCTCCTAGATATTAAAAAGTGTTCCATGATGAATTAACATTAACTTTTAATTTTcattcactttcaataactgtttatttgtaattagagtaattcatatttatattacagtgattcaaatcaaatcaaatatcaGAGTGGTTCTGTGGTGTCATGATTATAGTCATGATGACATCATTAGTCAGCAATGTGACTTTTTCCAAATTCTGTATTATTCTCTTGATGTTTAGTCCTCCAGTTCAGTTGTGAACAGATGAAACAGAGGgtgtaagtagcctagtgggtaacacacttgcatataaaccagaagaccacaaaactgtcacaggttcaaaccccacttactaccactgtgtccctgagcaaagggACACTACCGGTAAACAGGCGGCcatgtgcactgtgctgtgtttacatGTTTACAAAGCTACAGCATGCAAAATAGTCATAAATAAATTCCAAACCAATGTGGAGTGTGGGgaaattattttactgaaaattaatatttaaatttatataataatagaACTGccactataataataataaattataaaaatattacatgaacaataataatacaaattacttacatatacagtcatggccaaaagtgttgagaatgacacaaaaactggttttcataaagttttctgcttcagtgtttttagatctttttgtcagttgtttctgtgctgtaCTGAAGTAGAATTACAAGCATGTTAtacgtttcaaaggctttttgGACAATTAAAATCAAGCAATTATCTGGgacaaatcctgactgatggcgacccgttccttcataatcagagcttggagtttgtcagaatttgtgggtttttgtttgtccacccgcctctatAGGATTGCCCACAatttctcaattggattaaggtccggggagtttcctggaccACATGGATgattgggagaagttgctgtcagatgatgttttggtaccattctttaccccagtcctcggCAGTCCCTGTACTTTCTTGGGTGCCCTGAAGCCCTCTTCataacacttgaacttctctccttgaacttttgaggATCCGGTAAATGGTtgatcttagtagcagcaatatccttgcctgtgaagcccttttcaTGCAACGCAGTGACGACTGCTCGTGTTTCCTTGCAAGTAACCATGGTTACAGTGGAacaacaatgatttcaagcatcaccctccttttaaagcatccagtctgctattctaactcaatcagcaggacagaatgatctctagccttgtgctcctcaacagtctcacttgtgttaatgagaggagcactgaaatgatctcagcaggtcctattggggcagggctgaaatgcagtggaaatgtttttcgGGATTAACTTCATTTTCATGCCAATGAGGTACTTTGAAATTCATCTGATCATgattcataacattctggagtaaatGCAAATTGCCGGATCAAAAACGCTTTAATCCGTGACATTGTTGGGTGGGATGGAACAAATCCGGCTCTCCGACTGGCTGATTTGAAATCGGAACAAATGCGGTGCAGCGATTGGCCAGAAATTGGAACGTCGGTACAGAGTTGGAACATCGGTACAGAGAAGAATGAGATTCAGGACGCTGCATCAGAAAAGCCAGCAGgcttgtgaaggactctacacacccctaaCATGCACTCTTTACCCTCCTACTATCAGAAAAAAGGTACGGAAGCATTCGGACCctcaacagcttcatcccacagaccatcagacacctgggactttacactttaaactgacacacacacacaacctcttaTGTTCAGAAGATATTATTATatctatattatatttatattacagcagtatttgcacttttttatACTTGGCACCTTCATTGGTCATTTCTCTGGTTTTTAttgctgtctgtcttcttgttCTCTACATGTTTagtttgccttaaatgttactcttgtaTTGTACTTTATTTAGCTGGTTTGTCGAAACATTGATTCATTTTACTATGTGCTGTCTAACCTGTACATAGCTGATCCACAGGAGCTGCTTATCCAGTTcaacactgcagtcattgagtctgtATGAAGCAgccactaaaagagacaggatcagactgcagtggactgtacggtcagcagaaaggatcaccggtgcccccctgccctccatccaggacctgtacctctcaagatcaaggaaaagggcagggaaaatcatctcagatccctcacatcctggacacagactttttgacctgttgccctcttcttccccctcgccatctccctcctaaacagctgaaactgtctcACTGAGAATCACCTTAacattgcactgcactttatgtacactctgtttaTAGGATCTTGATTTGTtgtctattatattgtactgcatTGTCTATTATAGTGTACTGCACATTGTTAATCTATAaacacttatagacctatgtacattcatacatatatttatattcagtatatatactactctgtacttgagagacaccataccgaaatcaaattccttgtatgtgcttgcataTACTTAGCCAacaaacacgattctgattctgatgacattaaagctcaacttgaactcgaaccctgagtatctcccaGAAAACGGGAAAAACTTCCTCCGGGatcaaaaaagtttttatgattctgaactgtccctgtaactactgattgtacgtctcACCGtagagtctccagtttacagtgtggatcctccagtgctgtacagagaagttccactcctgaatcctgcagattattgatACTCAGGTCCAGGATTCTCAGAtgtgaggagtttgatctgagagctgaggacagagctgaacagctcacagctgagagggaacagtCTCGCAGCCTGGGAGAAACATGATGATACAACAGATTATGAAGATAGCTGATTAATAAAACATCAGGAGAAACAAGCTGCTCTTCAGAAGCTGCAACAGAATCTAATAAAAGGACTTCAGAAATCAATTActgaatttatttcattttattaaaaccctCAAACATTATTTTCATGTACTTAAAATTAgctaaaaaaagtaaatgtattaagttttcatttaaatgtttgttctttaaaacaaagtgaCTATTATCATTATCTTACTATATCTTACTATTGTCTTACTTGAacctttcttctgcttttctgtCTCTACACTCAGGTAAACACCCTGCCCTTGATGGTCCTCAACACTGATGAGCTCCAGAGATTTTCTGTCTACTCAGAACCTCCTAGACAGACATGATACATAAGTAACACATATCTTATATGTTCGTGCATAAACTGAAGTTCCAACATTATCATTTTATGGCTGCaaaaaataatgtattaaattattcaatattttttaaagataaacTTAAAATGACAACCACCAGTGAATGTTGAAAGTCATgacatgaaatataataaataaaacactcaCTGTAGATCCTCCAGTTTACATTGTGGATCCTCCAGTGAtgtagagagaagttccactcctgaatcctgcagattattgaaactcaggtccaggagtctcagacgtgaggagtttgaACTGAGAgttgaggacagagctgaacagctcacagctgagagggaacagtACCGCAGCCTGGGAAAAATGATGACCCATcagattattacaaaaaaatatgaattaactTGTATGAATTTATAAACAAAAGTAACATACATAAATCATTAATCTGTAGAAGCAGAGTCTactaaaaacattgttttactATTTGACCCATCATCTCAACTGATCGACCAGACCTTCCAGGCTTGTGTTCTTCACACATTACAGATCTGAACCCTTCAGCATTGTGTAAATAAACAGTTCTGTAAGCGGCAGGGAACATACAAGAGATAAAGTCATGAAGACATGGATCTAGGTCCTGTTTAATAGAATTATCCCTGGTTTCAAAGTATGATCTCTATAATCTGGGACTTTGATCAGTTTGTAAAAGAGGAGAAATACAACATtcaaaagaaacaagaaaaatacatgtacagatacaaatattcattttttaatttattttaatttacaaagaaaacaataaaaaacagatgATCTGATTTTTTGACTCTTGCATTCTTAATCTATGATTTGAAGAAagttcatgttagtcttgtaccaacctgagagtctccagtttacagcaTGAAGACTCCAGTCCTACACAGATGtgttccactcctgaatccaGGATCCTGTTGTTACTCAGGTCCAGATCAGTCAGATGTGAGTCTGGTGACTGGAGAGCTGCTGCTACAGTCTTACAGGACAACTCAGTGAGGTTACAGTAGTCCAGCCTgtaaagacagagaagatgCCAATCATACTGTTGGTCCTTACTGGACGCTGTATGCAGTGGGGCTGTGTTCAGCATAATCAGCAAATTTATGATATTAACTGTAAGACTGAAAGACCCTCAGTCAGGAACTCACCGAGCCTTTCTGCAGTTCCTCACTACGATCATCAGTCTCTCACGACCACCATCATCTGTCTTGTATTTGTTCAGGTCGAAGTCATCCAGAACATCCTCTGATACCAGGATCATGTAGGTCagtactgagcagtgggcaggtgaGAGATTTTCACCTGATTTCACCAACACATCAATCTCCTCATGCAGTGAAGAGTCTTTCATCTCAAGCAGGCAGAGCAGAAGATTCATGGCTCTTTCAGTGGAGATTTTTTCTGAAAACCTCAACAAGACCATGTTTTGTGGATTGTTCTGATTGATCAGTTTCTGTTTGATGTACTGACTTGTTCTCTGGAGACTCTCTGAGCTGCTCTCTGTTTGGGGCAGGAGACCTTGTAGAAGTTCCTGGTTGGACCCCAGTGAAATTCCCAGAAGAAAACGGAGGAAAAGATCCAGATGTCCGTTCTCACTCTGTAAGGATTTATCAACAGCAGCTTTCAGCAGATCATCCAGTGACATATTTGGTCTTGAGAAAAATGTCTTCAGGATAGAGAGCAAAAAGTTTCTTGTGAATTCTCTCTTCTGTCTTCTAAGAAAGGTCTCCAGTTCCTCCATGTTGTTGCTCACATAGCAGTAAAAGACCCAGAAAGCAGCAAGAAACTCCTGGATGGTCAGATGCACAAAGCAGTAGATCTTCTTCTGCTCAAACACAGATTCCTCCTTAAAGATCTCAGTGCACATCCCAGAGTAGACTGAGGCAGCAGTGACATCTATTCCACACTCTCTCAGGTCTTCTTCATAAAACAAGAGGTTTCCCTGCTCCAGCTGGTTGAAGGCCAATTTAGCCAGTTTCAGAACGACCTCTTTATTTGACTGCAGGAGcttctgtctgtccgtctcACTCCTCTCATCGtacttctggttcttcatgttGGTCTGGATGATCAGGAAATGGGTGAACATCTGAGTCAGAGTTCTGGGGATTTCTTTACTGTTGTCCTCTAGCAGCACTTCCTGAAGAACAGTGGCTGAGATCCAGCAGAAGACGGGGATGTGACACATGATGTAGAGGCTCCTTGATGTCTTCATGTGGGAGATGATTTTGTTGGCTTGAGTCTCACCTCTGATCCTCTTCCTGAAGAACTCCTCCTTCTGAGGGTCATTGAAGCCTCTCACTTCTGTTACCTGGCTGATGTGTTGAGCaggaatctgattggctgctgctggTCGTGATGTAATCCATATGAGAGCCGAGGGGAGGAGGTTCCCTTGAATGAGGTTTGttatgaccacgcccactgatGATGTCTGTGTGACGTCACACAGCTTCTGTTTTCGAATGTGGAAATTCAGCTGAATTCTGCTTTCATCCAGACCATCAAAGATGAAGATCATCTTACAGCCCTCATATTTCTGtgtgtcctccagctcctgaaGCTCAGGGTGGAATTTCAGCAGAAGCTGATGAAGACTGTACCCTTCATCTTTAACCAAATTCATCTCCCTGAAAGGAAGCAGGAAGATGAAATCTACGTCATGGTTTGCTGCTCCTTCTGCCCAGTCCAGGATGAACTTGTGCACAGACACAGTTTTTCCTATTCCAGCAACACCCTTGGTCATCACAGTTCTGATGTGCATCTCTTGTCCAGGTGAGACTTTAAAGATTTCATTACAGTTGATGGGCATGTCTtgtcttcttctcctgtgtgcTGCTTCTATCTGCTGAACCTCATGTTCTTTATTCACcccttcactctctccctctgtgatgTAGAGCTCTGTGTAGATGCTCTTCAGGAGGGTCTGGTTTTCTGGATGTATGATGCCTTCACATATGTGCTCCACCTTCCTCTTCATACTGGATTTATGAGTCTCCAGGACTCTCTGTAGGACAACATCAGGATCTGGTAATGAAGAACAATGTCCACAGTCAGTCAGAAGAATCGAGAAAAGATGTccgattcttttttttctttctgattcTGTCTTTTAAGTCACCTGAACCTGTAGAGACCTCTAGattaactttttgcactggtgctcctaacaaatgtgcaaaagttCGGTGCACCAAATCGCATTTAATATCACAGTTTTACAGattcacattttattctttttaaatcgCTGTATAGACAATATTGattgtaaatgattaactaacaattgtcacaaccatgctggcatgacgaggcaggtgcatggagaagaggaagagaagatGAGGAAGAAAGGACGCAATCGtgtgacatcacgaaaccggggttttattgtgaagaacaggacaggggagacatccaatgacactggtgaacatggaacataacttcaaagacctgacggcaaacagaaacgatcagggtagctttatacatttgacacaagtgaaacccctttcggacctgatcatgacagtaccccccctggTGGGCAGGgcaaagcagtccatgaaggagggagggaagtccatacactgagtctGAATGGATAGAGTGGACGATGAGAGGAATCGATTCGAaatgagaagagagaaagatgaGATGAAGAGCtgagaggaatgataaatgaatgaatgactggtccggtattcatgatggacgagtggcggcagtcctgcgcagacggcttcgaGCCAGTGTAGTACTGGCCCCTCGTCCGCACGCGCCCGTCGCTcacggtcagtctccggctcgccccgctgaatggccgctcctcaccatcaacaccaccagacatgggactgagaggcaggggtcgggaccctgcggaaaatgaagccatggaaggcctgGAACAAGGAAGCTGGTGGCGTCCTCCTGGCGAGTTGCGGCTCCTTTGATCTCAGCGAGGTTGCATCAGCGTCTCCCAAATGCGCGGTCAGAtctttctgtcacaaccatgcttgCATGACGAGGCAGATGCACGGagaagaggacgaagaggtgacgagaagGCGCGGGAGAAGGGAGGATGCAATCGCGTGACATCATGAAACCGGGGTTTtattgtgaagaacaggacaagGGAGACATCcgatgacactggtgaacatggaacataacttcactCAGCTGAaagaagataaatgaaataaaaagaaaatctaaattaaaagtggTATTTTAGGGGTTTGAACATGATTCTCGGCCTGATGacctgtttgctgctgcctgcgGTGGGGAGAGGGGACACTGGGCCGGTACGTTTATCACTGCAACGCGCTTTATAGATGCATCGTGCTTTTTCAGCGTTTCATTTCTATCATTTTCCTCGGGCTCTCTCGGTAAATCAGCGGTCAGGTAACACGATTCAGAATGGATGCTGAGAGGTGAGACTGAGGTGAGCCGATGACGTTCTGGTTGCACTGGCAAGAAAAACAAAGTACTTTGACCATTACAGTCATGGTAACATGGTACAGTCATGTTAGCCGACAATAATGTCAGgttcgggcttttaaaaagctgtacttgtcgggctcGGGTCTAATTTTGAGTtctgattaaagctctaatccgtggctacatcaactctgtctgtctgactggtCCAGGATACTCGCCTCTCTGTCTGActttcaaacatttacatttacagcatttatcagacgcccttattcagagcgacttacaatcagtagttacagggacagtccccccctggagcaatttagggttaagtgtcttgctcagggacacaatggtagtaagtgagattcgaacccgggtcttctgggtcataggcaagtgtgttacccaccaggctactacctggtggctactaccacacaacGTACAGGAATATCGGGATCACGGCCAATCAGAGGAAGGGCCCTACCCTTCaccatctctgattggtttagaatacgacATGTTCCTAATATGTGTCTGTTGCATGGACCACAGGCAGTTTGGACACTTTGTCTCACCGAACATCTGGTCAATAAGAAATAAGGTGACGTCACCAAATTGGTCACGGTCTAGAGCCCTGCTGTATGTGTCTCCAATCAATATTCATGTATTCTTTATATCTTACATGAATTTTAAAatagtttcatgttttgttttgtatacATGAGAACTGGAGAGTAAAATTAATCTCAACAGTCACCAAACTTTAATTAGTTTGGAAATAAATGATGGACCGGATTCACATCACTGGACATGTGTTATAACTGGAATTACAGCAGCACCAATCGACATATTCaggtgaaaagtaataaaagtcgTACTTGTGTCTCTGCTCCTGTTGATGGTCGGGTCGTTGGTTATCAGGTTCTGGTGTCCtgatggagctgtgtgtgttccagtccTCCACAGACTGCAGACACATAGAAGGAAAGAGAGAACGTTCAACACCTCAGATTCACACTATGGACACGTCACTCTTTAAGGAGGCACCAGACGGCTGGATTATCAAGCACCAAAAAGGTTTCctgttatttcttatttttatatcaGTTGAATATTTATAAGGAAATGAtcgtaatatatatatattattattattattatttttttttttaatcagtcctGTAATATTTGAGGAGTTTGTCTCTGTATGTAGTAATATAGCGGGTAATAAACTGTGCTGCTGCAGGgggctgaacctgtaattaTTGAACATAAGTCACTATGGTCAAGAGAATCAGATGAAGGATGAGACGGAATCAGATGAAGGATGAGACggaatcagatgtgtcccaccAAGACGGGTTCTACTTAGAGGTCACAGTAATGAACTCCAGagcaggaaaaaacaaaatcatCAAACTCCACAGTCTGTTCCTCACCTCTGATCAAAGGGGGTTGAATCTCCACTGAAGTTAAGAGGAAGATCCATGGTCCAATCACTGTTCATAGACACACAGCTGGACACTGGAAActctggtctgtgtgtctgaTGGGGACCAGTGTCCCCCTCCTCACCATCCCCACAGAGACTCATTTTAGACACAGAGTCCCATAAACctgtggagagagagtgagagagagagagaacatcaGTCAGGACAGACACAGTATTAGAGAAATTGTGCTGGAATTGCGGTTGTTGGAGCCATTTTGAGTTACtggtaaaataaagtaaactgTGATACAGAACACACCACTCTGGATCTGTTTCTCCAGATTTCCCCCTGAAGCAGCTGGACCAGGAAATGATGAATATTTAGTGTAATACCATAGTAAAGTATATGTTTGCTATATAATTGTTCATATTTGTGTTTAGACTTTAGTTAACAAGATGtgtctttattaaaatattaaaacatgtacaactttacatcTTACTGTACATGACTGACTATGTGCCTGTAGCTACTGTCCTTTATTGACGTTTTGAATAACTGCATTAATTTgtcaaaaatggcaaaatgatCCATTCTTCAGACGTCCATTCTTCATTCAAGGCATTTTCACACCACAGAACAGAATAGAAAttcacagtacatttacataaacagcgaacaaatgaagaaataaagcgTTTAAACAGTCAGCAGATGTGCTAAATCAAGAAACTGCATTAGAACAGGGTTTGTAATGAACAGTATGTCCACAAAAAGCTAGAATTTCTTAAATTACAAGCTATTCAAAATGCTGCAGGAGCCGCTATACCACAGACTGGCCGATAGGAATTAAGAAAAATTCTCCATCATTTTTGGGAGCTGATGCTGCTgctaatgatgatgatgatcatcaTCATAATGCTTCTGATGTATTGACAACACCCATGTTAACCTGTATCGGTCTCATTTTAGGCGCCTTCTGTGCAGTGATTCGCTGCCTGGATTAATTTAAGTTGGCTTTGTTCTGTTCTTGGAGCTTCACCCCCCCATCCACAGATCTGGACCCCACCTCCCTCGGGGACTGTCAGTGAAGCCACGCCCACAGCAGCTTAATTCACCTGCTCTTACTGTCTacttatattaaaataaagccTTTAGAAAATGGACCGTCTCTACATTGCTCTGTATGTGACTGGCAGCCCTGTTTAAATTTActtccgtttttattttttacatctctgattggtttagaatacgatTTGTTCCTAATACTTGTCTGTTGTGTGAGCCACAGGCAGTTTGGAGACTTCGTCCCACCGAACGTCTGGTCATTAAGAAATAAGGTGACACGTGTCACCAAATTGTTCGCAGTCTAGAGCCCTGCTGTATGTGTCTCAAATCAATATTCTTTATATCTTAGATGAATTTTAACatagtttcatgttttgttttgtatacGTGAGAATTGGAGATTAAAATTAATCTCAACAGTCACCAAACTTTAATTAGTTCCACGTTCCAAGGAAATAAATTATGGACTGGCTTCACAAAACATTGATTACTGGACACGTGTTATAACTGGAATTACATCTGCACCAGTCAACATATTCaggtgaaaagtaataaaagtcgTACTTGTGTCTCTGCTCCTGTTGATGGTCGGGTCGTTGGTTATCAGGTTCTGGTGTCCtgatggagctgtgtgtgttccagtcctccacacactgcagacagacaggaggacagagaACGTTCAACACCTCAGATTCACACTATGGACACGT
Coding sequences within it:
- the LOC114784939 gene encoding NLR family CARD domain-containing protein 3-like isoform X4 — protein: MSLCGDSEEEDTGPHQTHRPESPLSSCVSMKSDGSMDRPPDFSGDSTPCDHSVWRTGTHTAPSGHQNLITNDPTINRSRDTSLWDSVSKMSLCGDGEEGDTGPHQTHRPEFPVSSCVSMNSDWTMDLPLNFSGDSTPFDQSLWRTGTHTAPSGHQNLITNDPTINRSRDTNPDVVLQRVLETHKSSMKRKVEHICEGIIHPENQTLLKSIYTELYITEGESEGVNKEHEVQQIEAAHRRRRQDMPINCNEIFKVSPGQEMHIRTVMTKGVAGIGKTVSVHKFILDWAEGAANHDVDFIFLLPFREMNLVKDEGYSLHQLLLKFHPELQELEDTQKYEGCKMIFIFDGLDESRIQLNFHIRKQKLCDVTQTSSVGVVITNLIQGNLLPSALIWITSRPAAANQIPAQHISQVTEVRGFNDPQKEEFFRKRIRGETQANKIISHMKTSRSLYIMCHIPVFCWISATVLQEVLLEDNSKEIPRTLTQMFTHFLIIQTNMKNQKYDERSETDRQKLLQSNKEVVLKLAKLAFNQLEQGNLLFYEEDLRECGIDVTAASVYSGMCTEIFKEESVFEQKKIYCFVHLTIQEFLAAFWVFYCYVSNNMEELETFLRRQKREFTRNFLLSILKTFFSRPNMSLDDLLKAAVDKSLQSENGHLDLFLRFLLGISLGSNQELLQGLLPQTESSSESLQRTSQYIKQKLINQNNPQNMVLLRFSEKISTERAMNLLLCLLEMKDSSLHEEIDVLVKSGENLSPAHCSVLTYMILVSEDVLDDFDLNKYKTDDGGRERLMIVVRNCRKARLDYCNLTELSCKTVAAALQSPDSHLTDLDLSNNRILDSGVEHICVGLESSCCKLETLRLRYCSLSAVSCSALSSTLSSNSSRLRLLDLSFNNLQDSGVELLSTSLEDPQCKLEDLQRF